A DNA window from Sediminitomix flava contains the following coding sequences:
- a CDS encoding TrkH family potassium uptake protein yields MGNREFNRKTPLLNYKVIASLMGVLLILNGIFMLISLLISWYYKTEHWDALLISGLIAVSCGSLAFYLGKGHELRKQDKSSKKEELKKKDGFMIVTLGWVLMSFFGCLPYVISGEIPSLTDAFFETISGYSTTGASILTDIEAVDKGILFWRSLTQWIGGMGIIVLTVAILPILGIGGMQLFVAEAPGISPDKLQPRIKETAKRLWWVYLGLTMVEMVLLMFGGMDLYDALNHALTTMATGGFSTKNTSAADMSPYIQYVMIVFMFLAGMNFTLNYFLFKRKFREIWENEEFKAYLALVIFSTVIVAGVVYSTSFNSNEKIFRDSLFQIVSIITTTGYVSANYMEWPSLAIMWVFILMFIGAMAGSTAGGVKLVRHILLFKNTTLELKRQLHPSAIIPVRFNNNAVTENIIYNVLAFIVAYIFVFGIGVLILSGLGLDFNTSLGAVATSLGNIGPGIGSVGPVDNFAHLPAASKWILSFLMLLGRLELFTVLIIFTPSFWRKY; encoded by the coding sequence ATGGGAAATAGAGAATTTAATCGAAAGACACCTTTATTAAACTATAAAGTAATTGCAAGTCTGATGGGAGTACTACTCATTTTGAATGGTATTTTCATGCTGATTTCATTACTTATTTCTTGGTACTATAAAACAGAGCACTGGGATGCACTGCTTATATCAGGATTAATCGCCGTTTCTTGCGGTAGCCTTGCATTTTACTTAGGCAAAGGGCATGAACTAAGAAAGCAAGACAAAAGCAGCAAGAAAGAAGAACTTAAAAAGAAAGATGGATTCATGATTGTAACCCTTGGTTGGGTTTTAATGTCTTTCTTCGGATGCCTTCCATATGTCATCAGTGGTGAAATTCCATCACTCACAGATGCTTTCTTTGAAACAATTTCAGGCTACTCAACAACTGGAGCATCCATTCTTACAGACATAGAAGCTGTAGACAAAGGAATCCTATTCTGGAGAAGTTTGACACAGTGGATCGGGGGTATGGGAATCATTGTACTTACAGTTGCTATCTTACCAATTTTGGGAATTGGAGGTATGCAGCTTTTTGTAGCTGAAGCACCTGGTATCTCTCCTGACAAATTACAGCCTAGAATCAAAGAAACAGCCAAAAGACTTTGGTGGGTATATTTAGGTTTAACCATGGTAGAAATGGTTCTTCTCATGTTTGGAGGAATGGACCTTTACGATGCTTTAAACCATGCATTAACTACTATGGCGACTGGCGGATTCTCGACTAAGAACACAAGTGCTGCAGATATGAGTCCTTACATTCAATATGTAATGATTGTGTTTATGTTCTTGGCCGGTATGAACTTCACACTCAACTATTTTCTTTTCAAGAGAAAGTTTCGTGAAATATGGGAGAATGAAGAGTTTAAAGCATACTTAGCTCTTGTTATTTTCTCAACCGTGATTGTAGCAGGAGTTGTTTACTCGACATCATTTAACTCTAACGAAAAGATTTTCAGAGACTCTTTATTCCAAATTGTATCTATTATTACAACAACAGGATATGTTTCTGCAAACTATATGGAATGGCCTTCTTTAGCCATAATGTGGGTATTTATCCTCATGTTTATTGGTGCGATGGCTGGTTCTACTGCTGGTGGAGTAAAATTGGTAAGACATATTTTACTATTCAAAAACACAACTTTGGAGTTAAAAAGACAACTTCACCCTTCAGCGATCATTCCTGTAAGATTTAATAATAATGCAGTAACTGAAAATATCATTTACAATGTATTAGCCTTTATCGTAGCTTATATCTTTGTATTTGGCATTGGCGTACTTATTTTATCAGGATTAGGTTTAGACTTTAATACGAGTTTAGGAGCTGTAGCTACAAGCTTAGGAAATATTGGGCCAGGTATTGGTTCTGTAGGACCTGTAGATAACTTTGCACACCTTCCTGCTGCATCTAAATGGATATTATCATTCTTGATGCTCTTAGGTCGATTAGAGCTATTTACAGTCTTGATTATATTTACTCCTAGCTTCTGGCGAAAGTATTAA
- a CDS encoding acetyl-CoA carboxylase biotin carboxyl carrier protein subunit, translating to MLTITTQNNNTFEVDSQNGQTLINSEILDWDVQKIKENSYHILYKNKGYHVDVVKTDWNENSVTLLVNNREYTLNITTEMDQLLKKMGLNSTQSKRVKNLKAPMPGLILEIAVEEGQEVKKGEKLLILEAMKMENVIKASSDVTVTKILLSEGDNVEKNQVLIDFE from the coding sequence ATGCTAACTATTACAACTCAAAATAATAACACTTTTGAAGTTGATTCACAAAATGGACAAACCCTTATTAATTCTGAAATTTTAGATTGGGACGTTCAGAAAATTAAAGAAAACTCTTACCATATTCTCTATAAAAATAAAGGCTATCATGTCGATGTAGTCAAGACAGACTGGAATGAGAACTCTGTAACTCTTCTTGTAAATAATAGAGAATATACCTTGAATATCACAACAGAGATGGATCAGCTTCTGAAAAAAATGGGCTTAAATTCAACTCAATCTAAGAGGGTGAAAAATCTAAAAGCTCCAATGCCTGGCTTAATATTAGAAATAGCCGTAGAAGAAGGGCAAGAAGTTAAGAAAGGAGAGAAGCTATTGATTCTTGAGGCGATGAAGATGGAGAATGTGATCAAAGCTTCTTCTGATGTCACAGTCACAAAAATACTATTATCCGAAGGTGATAATGTTGAAAAGAATCAAGTTTTAATAGATTTTGAATAA
- a CDS encoding glycosyltransferase family 4 protein: protein MAKVNIVIHSYPPDFGAAPFFFQDIAWALKKDGHDVEIMTAHPFYPTNRIQKEYRGKWIVEEEVNGIKVRRHWFSTGQNASKIARLFGMISLGLSFLGSFPHLLKRKPEVFLIQTPPLLQPFTALIFAKLLGAKVYLNVSDLWPSAIADLGLLSKKSLTYSLLSKFERFFYRSSDKLFAQSEEIRDHILAATSLPSTLCRTGVDTSKFEKKLSYSRSNGEPLKLVYTGVLGVAHGLFNLCQRTDFKSFNCELHIYGDGFEAKAIKNYIDANPDSGIFLHPTVSFSEIPQLLQSFDAALICQRAHVYGTVPAKMYESLAVGLPILFNGAGEGAEMIKKYECGLVSCPESIEEFQKNLCTLQDKPIDELMKMGDNGRKLAVSQLEREVHIHEIAKSLKTVFHVEVNSKPIHKHSTYANYYNSK from the coding sequence TTGGCTAAAGTTAATATCGTTATACATAGTTATCCCCCAGATTTTGGGGCTGCACCTTTTTTTTTCCAAGATATTGCATGGGCACTCAAAAAGGATGGACATGATGTCGAAATCATGACTGCACACCCTTTTTACCCTACAAATCGTATCCAGAAAGAATACAGAGGAAAATGGATTGTAGAAGAAGAGGTGAATGGTATTAAAGTAAGACGACATTGGTTTTCTACAGGTCAAAATGCAAGTAAAATTGCCCGACTCTTCGGAATGATTTCCTTGGGCTTAAGTTTTTTAGGATCATTTCCGCATTTGCTAAAGCGTAAACCTGAGGTTTTTCTTATTCAGACACCTCCTTTACTTCAACCTTTTACAGCTTTAATCTTTGCTAAACTCTTAGGGGCAAAGGTTTATTTGAATGTTTCTGATCTTTGGCCTTCAGCAATTGCCGATTTAGGCTTGTTGTCCAAGAAGAGTTTGACATATTCTCTTCTGAGTAAGTTTGAGCGATTTTTTTACAGAAGCAGCGATAAACTATTTGCTCAGTCTGAAGAAATTCGAGACCATATATTAGCCGCAACTTCACTTCCTAGTACCTTATGCCGTACTGGTGTAGATACCTCAAAGTTTGAAAAGAAATTATCTTATTCTAGAAGTAATGGTGAACCATTAAAGTTAGTCTATACTGGGGTTTTGGGAGTAGCCCACGGCTTATTTAATCTATGTCAAAGAACGGATTTCAAAAGTTTCAATTGTGAATTACATATTTATGGCGATGGCTTTGAAGCTAAGGCTATAAAGAATTACATAGATGCAAACCCTGATTCGGGGATATTTTTACACCCGACTGTTTCATTTTCAGAAATTCCTCAACTACTTCAATCTTTTGATGCAGCTCTCATTTGTCAAAGAGCGCATGTGTATGGAACTGTTCCTGCTAAAATGTATGAGAGTTTAGCTGTTGGTTTACCTATCTTGTTTAATGGAGCAGGGGAAGGTGCTGAAATGATAAAAAAATATGAATGTGGATTGGTTTCCTGTCCTGAAAGTATCGAAGAGTTTCAAAAAAATCTTTGTACATTACAAGACAAACCAATAGATGAGTTGATGAAAATGGGAGATAATGGGCGAAAGCTTGCGGTTTCCCAACTTGAACGAGAAGTACATATTCATGAGATTGCTAAATCTTTGAAGACGGTATTTCATGTTGAGGTCAACTCGAAACCAATACATAAACATTCAACATATGCTAACTATTACAACTCAAAATAA